From Bacillus alveayuensis, one genomic window encodes:
- a CDS encoding ring-1,2-phenylacetyl-CoA epoxidase subunit PaaB (product_source=KO:K02610; cath_funfam=1.20.150.20; cog=COG3460; ko=KO:K02610; pfam=PF06243; superfamily=63491; tigrfam=TIGR02157) codes for MEAEKTFYQEFEVFSRRTPTSPLQHQFSLLAPNKEIAIIMAQENFMRREPVVDIWVVNRKDIRSLSQEEKKTLQRLDNKDYRNTKGYGYLKKKWRHYEQKMFDEKEILSWAGGGKNER; via the coding sequence ATGGAAGCAGAAAAAACTTTTTATCAAGAATTTGAAGTTTTCAGTAGACGTACGCCCACTTCGCCATTACAACATCAATTTAGTTTATTAGCTCCTAATAAAGAGATTGCTATTATCATGGCTCAAGAGAATTTTATGAGACGGGAGCCTGTTGTAGATATATGGGTTGTAAATCGAAAAGATATTCGTTCACTTAGCCAAGAAGAGAAAAAGACGCTGCAGCGGCTAGATAATAAAGATTATCGAAATACAAAAGGTTATGGCTATTTAAAGAAAAAATGGAGACACTACGAGCAAAAAATGTTTGATGAAAAAGAAATCTTGTCTTGGGCAGGAGGTGGAAAAAATGAGCGATAA
- a CDS encoding ring-1,2-phenylacetyl-CoA epoxidase subunit PaaC (product_source=KO:K02611; cog=COG3396; ko=KO:K02611; pfam=PF05138; smart=SM00496; superfamily=47240; tigrfam=TIGR02158), whose protein sequence is MSDKEKILDPVHKEHIKELLFQLADDDFLFSYRGSEWLGLAPHIEEDIAFSSISQDTMGHAAMYYELIANLESRTADELAHLRPSHERRNCILVERVNGEGFYKDTPKYDWAYAVVRNYFYTLAKNIKIDSLTQSSYEPLVDIARKVKMELYYHLLHWRTWFVQLLSATDEAKQRMKEAIGKVEKDLGDLFSCGEKAEKIYELKLIEDEETLKERWMQEMEKVCRSLQIPLPNIPNKYSLNGRNGEHTEEIESALVTLSEVYRLDTNTAW, encoded by the coding sequence ATGAGCGATAAAGAAAAAATATTAGATCCAGTACACAAGGAGCATATTAAGGAACTATTATTTCAGCTGGCAGATGATGATTTTCTATTTTCTTATCGAGGCTCTGAATGGCTTGGATTAGCTCCTCATATTGAGGAAGATATCGCCTTTTCATCTATAAGCCAAGATACAATGGGGCACGCAGCGATGTATTACGAATTAATAGCTAATCTTGAAAGCCGTACTGCGGACGAATTAGCTCATTTACGTCCTAGTCATGAACGGAGAAATTGTATTTTAGTTGAACGTGTCAATGGAGAAGGATTTTATAAGGATACCCCGAAATATGATTGGGCCTATGCCGTAGTAAGAAATTATTTTTACACACTAGCGAAAAACATAAAAATAGATTCTTTAACGCAAAGCTCATATGAACCGTTAGTAGATATTGCAAGAAAAGTGAAAATGGAGCTTTATTATCACTTGCTTCATTGGAGAACGTGGTTTGTCCAATTATTAAGTGCAACGGATGAAGCTAAGCAGAGGATGAAGGAAGCCATAGGTAAAGTAGAAAAAGATTTAGGCGATTTGTTCTCATGCGGGGAAAAAGCAGAAAAGATATATGAATTGAAATTAATCGAAGATGAAGAAACGTTAAAAGAAAGATGGATGCAAGAAATGGAAAAAGTTTGCCGCTCTTTACAAATCCCTCTTCCTAATATTCCAAATAAATATTCATTAAACGGAAGAAATGGGGAACATACCGAAGAAATTGAATCTGCTCTTGTTACTCTTTCTGAGGTGTATCGTCTAGACACGAATACAGCATGGTAA